In the genome of Helicobacteraceae bacterium, one region contains:
- a CDS encoding transcriptional repressor, whose translation MDKNVDYKTKLNLRGLKATPQRIRLMEELAKRGHATIEAIYKTLKSEQPMLSLSTVYNNLAALSERGLVKEVAIAGERQVFELTQADHAHLICRECGEILDISVNYEAIKKALVVPSGVKLEEGDLIFNGVCARCAAKKSAPKQVVA comes from the coding sequence TTGGATAAAAACGTGGACTACAAAACAAAACTTAACCTGCGCGGGCTGAAGGCTACGCCTCAAAGAATAAGACTTATGGAGGAGTTAGCCAAACGCGGACACGCCACGATCGAGGCGATCTATAAAACGCTCAAGAGCGAACAGCCTATGCTCTCTCTCTCCACCGTGTATAACAATCTAGCGGCTCTGAGCGAACGCGGGCTTGTCAAAGAGGTGGCGATCGCGGGCGAACGGCAGGTTTTCGAGCTGACGCAAGCGGATCACGCGCATTTGATCTGCCGCGAATGCGGCGAGATTTTGGATATAAGCGTTAATTACGAGGCGATCAAAAAAGCGCTTGTCGTTCCAAGCGGCGTTAAGCTCGAAGAGGGCGATCTGATATTTAACGGGGTCTGCGCGCGTTGCGCCGCCAAAAAGAGCGCGCCTAAACAAGTCGTCGCCTGA
- a CDS encoding aminodeoxychorismate/anthranilate synthase component II, with product MIVLIDNYDSFTYNIAQYCWELGATLKVVRNDELSVEEIAALKPEKLILSPGPSAPDDAGVTLEAIGFFKDKAPIFGVCLGHQAIGQAFGGKIVRAQKLMHGKIDKIGVIKPSSAIFSGVPSEFNATRYHSLAIERSSISDDIVVTAETNDDREIMAIEIKDRPIYGVQFHPESVMSEYGREILGNFLRL from the coding sequence GTGATCGTTTTGATCGATAACTACGACAGCTTCACCTACAATATCGCGCAGTATTGCTGGGAGCTTGGCGCGACGCTTAAGGTCGTCAGAAACGACGAGTTAAGCGTAGAGGAGATAGCCGCCCTAAAGCCCGAAAAGCTGATCCTGTCGCCCGGTCCAAGCGCGCCCGACGACGCGGGCGTAACGCTGGAGGCGATCGGTTTTTTTAAGGACAAAGCGCCGATTTTTGGCGTGTGCCTTGGACATCAGGCGATCGGGCAGGCTTTTGGCGGCAAAATCGTCCGCGCCCAAAAGCTAATGCACGGCAAGATCGATAAAATCGGCGTTATAAAGCCGAGTAGCGCGATCTTTAGCGGCGTTCCGAGCGAGTTTAACGCCACGCGCTACCATTCGCTGGCGATCGAGCGCTCTAGTATAAGCGACGATATTGTCGTTACGGCGGAAACAAACGACGATCGAGAAATTATGGCGATCGAGATCAAAGATCGCCCGATTTACGGCGTTCAATTTCACCCCGAAAGCGTGATGAGCGAATATGGACGCGAAATTCTGGGCAACTTTCTGCGCCTCTAA
- the hisA gene encoding 1-(5-phosphoribosyl)-5-[(5-phosphoribosylamino)methylideneamino]imidazole-4-carboxamide isomerase, producing MIVFPAIDLKDDKVVRLTKGLMSSAKIYDDNPSAVAKGFEEAGAKWLHVVDLNGAIAGKPKNLNAIKEIVKETKLKIQLGGGIRDEDTIKSYLDLGVSRVILGSAAARNAVWAIKTAEKYPVAIAIDALDGKVAVEGWTQSSVIDAIDFAAFFKGSKAEAVITTDVGRDGTLSGVNTAFTKSIKNAFGGFTVASGGVKAKGDLEELNANGVDGAIVGKAIYEGAISVKELFNQI from the coding sequence ATGATTGTTTTCCCCGCGATTGATCTTAAAGACGATAAAGTCGTTAGGCTTACAAAAGGGCTGATGAGCAGCGCCAAAATTTACGACGATAACCCTAGCGCGGTCGCCAAAGGCTTCGAGGAAGCGGGCGCGAAATGGCTTCATGTCGTCGATCTAAACGGCGCGATCGCGGGCAAGCCAAAAAATCTAAACGCGATCAAAGAGATCGTCAAGGAGACGAAGCTGAAAATTCAGCTTGGCGGCGGAATCCGCGACGAGGATACGATTAAATCCTATCTGGATCTGGGCGTATCCCGCGTTATTCTGGGTAGCGCGGCGGCGCGAAACGCCGTTTGGGCTATTAAAACGGCGGAAAAATATCCCGTCGCGATCGCGATCGACGCGCTGGATGGCAAAGTAGCCGTAGAGGGCTGGACGCAAAGCTCGGTAATAGACGCGATCGACTTCGCGGCGTTTTTTAAAGGCAGCAAAGCCGAAGCGGTTATAACCACCGACGTCGGACGCGACGGCACGTTAAGCGGCGTAAATACGGCTTTTACAAAATCGATCAAAAACGCTTTCGGCGGCTTTACCGTCGCGAGCGGCGGCGTTAAAGCGAAAGGCGATCTAGAGGAGCTAAACGCAAACGGCGTTGACGGCGCGATCGTGGGCAAGGCGATCTACGAGGGCGCGATAAGCGTTAAAGAACTTTTTAACCAAATTTAG
- a CDS encoding YggS family pyridoxal phosphate-dependent enzyme: protein MTCLEAAIERIEKARLAYDSRHIVRLVAVSKYASREQIATLYGEGQRAFGENRAQALQSKAAALSALAIEWHFVGDLQTNKINKLIALRPALIHSIDSLDLAKAYDDRLKKAGLTQRALLQINAAREPTKSGVLPEAAADIYAEIAAKRAALKLEGVMTIGAHTDDRKTIQKSFETARRVYDRIKGAVTLSMGMSGDFELAIACGANLLRLGSILFKR from the coding sequence ATGACATGTTTAGAGGCGGCGATCGAGCGGATCGAAAAGGCGCGGCTCGCGTATGATAGCCGCCATATCGTTCGGCTCGTCGCCGTTAGCAAATACGCCTCGCGCGAGCAGATCGCTACGTTATACGGCGAGGGGCAGCGCGCTTTTGGCGAAAACAGGGCGCAAGCTCTGCAGTCCAAAGCCGCGGCGCTCTCCGCGCTTGCGATCGAATGGCATTTTGTAGGCGACTTGCAAACCAACAAGATCAACAAACTTATCGCCCTGCGCCCCGCGTTAATTCACTCGATCGACTCTTTGGATCTCGCGAAGGCTTACGACGATCGCCTTAAAAAAGCGGGCTTAACCCAGCGCGCGCTGCTACAGATAAACGCCGCGCGCGAGCCGACCAAAAGCGGCGTTTTGCCCGAAGCGGCGGCGGATATTTACGCCGAGATCGCCGCGAAACGCGCCGCTTTGAAACTAGAGGGCGTGATGACGATCGGCGCGCATACGGACGATAGAAAAACGATTCAAAAGAGTTTTGAAACGGCGCGGCGCGTTTATGATCGGATTAAGGGCGCGGTTACGCTGTCGATGGGCATGAGCGGCGACTTCGAGCTTGCGATCGCCTGCGGCGCGAATCTGTTGCGGCTTGGATCGATCCTCTTTAAGCGATGA
- a CDS encoding mechanosensitive ion channel family protein, with product MSRAFVMLALLIAPLFGAIDENYLNDRNIWIATYKNHIDLEELRVKIDATSKEIAVKQRQSKNFRELNDELALFEAQLASYEALPKSFPELLNFPMPEAEKINLNLISFIAKTHRRELERAKERFASLVKEYALAIAYLDEYETRARRDNDAEFLERVQSDKRYFELARGLIDQKGRALETIGGFIETSEKNYRERELTRIIVVVVILIAIVAALWITRRAIRRYASDAESSAFWIRLLNIATAAIAALFLIFNYIDNLLYALTFVGFVAAGLTIVMKEAVLNFIAWLRLVFGGAIVVGDRILIYDSQPVIGDVIGISPMSLTLYENITHNNAAEIKRAGRIVFIPNNFIFTKAFYNYTHDTMKTLYDLIEIPFELKSDFDRIDKITRETVTALTGRYIEMAKLQYDRLRDRYTMRGKRMRPKIQFMFQEDGKAIRMYLWYIAPYRDILNVRSAMTLELLRRFKSEPDIMLAGETK from the coding sequence GTGAGTCGCGCGTTTGTCATGCTGGCGCTGTTGATCGCGCCTCTATTTGGCGCGATCGACGAGAACTATTTGAACGATCGCAACATCTGGATCGCTACCTACAAAAACCATATCGATCTCGAGGAGCTAAGAGTCAAGATCGACGCGACCAGTAAAGAGATCGCCGTAAAACAGCGTCAATCCAAAAACTTTAGAGAGCTAAACGACGAATTGGCGCTATTCGAGGCGCAACTCGCCTCTTACGAGGCGCTACCCAAGAGCTTCCCCGAACTGCTCAATTTTCCCATGCCCGAAGCGGAAAAGATAAACTTAAATCTAATTAGCTTTATAGCCAAAACTCATCGGCGCGAGCTAGAACGCGCGAAGGAGCGTTTTGCGTCGCTTGTAAAAGAGTACGCGCTGGCGATCGCCTATCTGGACGAATACGAAACGCGAGCTAGGCGAGATAACGACGCGGAGTTTCTGGAGAGGGTACAATCGGACAAACGTTATTTCGAGCTTGCGCGGGGGCTAATCGATCAAAAAGGGCGCGCGCTCGAAACGATCGGCGGCTTTATAGAAACAAGCGAGAAAAACTACCGCGAGCGGGAGCTGACGCGCATTATCGTCGTCGTCGTAATTTTAATCGCGATTGTCGCGGCTCTGTGGATTACGCGCCGCGCTATTCGGCGCTACGCTTCCGACGCGGAGTCGTCGGCGTTTTGGATCAGGCTGCTTAATATCGCTACGGCGGCGATCGCCGCGCTGTTTTTAATTTTCAACTACATCGACAATCTGCTATACGCGCTTACCTTTGTCGGCTTTGTGGCGGCTGGTTTGACAATCGTGATGAAAGAGGCGGTGTTGAACTTTATCGCGTGGCTGAGGCTCGTCTTTGGCGGCGCGATCGTAGTCGGCGATCGGATACTGATCTACGATTCGCAACCCGTGATCGGCGACGTGATCGGCATATCGCCGATGAGTTTAACGCTCTACGAAAATATTACGCATAACAACGCCGCCGAAATTAAACGAGCGGGGCGAATCGTATTTATCCCGAATAACTTTATCTTTACCAAGGCGTTTTACAACTACACGCACGATACGATGAAAACGCTTTACGATCTCATTGAAATCCCGTTCGAGCTAAAAAGCGATTTCGATAGGATCGATAAAATCACGCGAGAGACGGTAACGGCGCTGACGGGGCGTTATATCGAGATGGCAAAGCTACAATACGATAGATTGCGCGATCGCTACACTATGCGCGGCAAAAGAATGCGTCCTAAGATTCAATTTATGTTTCAAGAGGACGGCAAGGCGATAAGAATGTATCTATGGTATATCGCGCCTTACCGCGATATTCTTAACGTAAGAAGCGCTATGACGTTGGAGCTTTTGCGCCGTTTTAAGAGCGAACCCGACATTATGCTCGCGGGCGAAACAAAATGA
- a CDS encoding glycosyltransferase family 39 protein, with product MDAKFWATFCASKTALALFLALDAAFLLAYAPTLGASAGEARLFFYDEGALGHILRFSASLFGQNNFAIRFPFILAHIFNAAMIYIVARRSLRPSDALIATLLFALLPGVNSAALAASMAPFAMSVALIYVWLDDRFKPLAIAALFLSAIADNLFIVLNLAAACYEISRKRYRLAVLPIIFVAASFVMHGFDFGGRPRGYFLDIFGLYGAIFSPLILCFFIYALYWHLFKKSEKLPLLWFVSFVPFALSILLSMRQSLPIEDYAPFAVISAPLIVRAFMNSWRIRLPQFRKAHAAIAAVTIISLLALAGLTFFNKPLYAVTDKHFARGHHFAQELSDLLKARGIYALECRSKSLAVRLRFYGIESGGDYTLSATKPSDDQAAEEIEFFVFNARAAVFYLSVKPPLNPSENEDITSNPDDEPT from the coding sequence ATGGACGCGAAATTCTGGGCAACTTTCTGCGCCTCTAAAACGGCGCTCGCGTTATTTTTGGCGCTAGACGCGGCGTTTTTGCTCGCCTACGCGCCGACGCTGGGCGCGAGCGCGGGCGAAGCGAGGCTGTTCTTTTACGACGAAGGGGCGCTTGGGCATATCCTGCGTTTTAGCGCGTCGCTGTTTGGGCAGAACAACTTCGCGATTCGCTTTCCGTTTATTCTGGCGCATATCTTTAACGCCGCCATGATCTATATCGTCGCCCGCCGCTCTCTGCGTCCTAGCGACGCTCTGATCGCGACGCTGCTGTTCGCGCTGTTGCCGGGGGTTAATAGCGCCGCTTTGGCGGCGAGCATGGCGCCTTTTGCGATGAGCGTCGCTTTGATCTACGTCTGGCTCGACGATCGCTTCAAGCCTCTGGCGATCGCCGCGCTTTTTCTATCCGCGATCGCCGATAATCTGTTTATCGTCTTGAACCTAGCCGCCGCGTGCTACGAGATCAGCCGCAAGCGCTATCGGTTGGCGGTTTTACCGATTATATTTGTCGCGGCGTCGTTCGTTATGCACGGTTTTGATTTTGGCGGCAGACCGCGCGGCTATTTTCTGGATATTTTTGGGCTTTACGGCGCGATCTTTTCGCCGCTTATCCTTTGTTTTTTCATCTACGCGCTGTATTGGCATCTGTTCAAAAAATCGGAGAAATTGCCTTTGTTGTGGTTTGTTTCCTTCGTTCCTTTCGCGCTGTCGATCCTGCTAAGTATGCGCCAAAGCCTTCCGATCGAAGATTACGCGCCGTTTGCCGTTATCTCCGCGCCGCTGATCGTTCGGGCGTTTATGAACTCGTGGCGAATCCGCTTGCCGCAATTTCGCAAAGCCCACGCCGCGATCGCCGCCGTTACGATAATCTCGCTTCTGGCGCTCGCGGGGCTGACTTTTTTCAATAAGCCGCTCTACGCCGTTACAGACAAACATTTCGCGCGCGGTCATCATTTTGCGCAAGAGCTTTCAGACCTGCTTAAAGCAAGAGGCATATACGCGCTTGAGTGTCGGTCAAAAAGTCTAGCCGTAAGGCTTCGTTTCTACGGGATTGAGAGCGGCGGCGACTATACGCTTAGCGCGACAAAACCCTCCGACGATCAGGCGGCGGAAGAGATCGAGTTTTTTGTGTTTAACGCGCGCGCGGCGGTTTTTTATCTAAGCGTCAAGCCGCCGCTAAACCCCTCCGAAAACGAGGATATAACTTCAAACCCCGACGACGAGCCGACGTAA
- the coaE gene encoding dephospho-CoA kinase (Dephospho-CoA kinase (CoaE) performs the final step in coenzyme A biosynthesis.), protein MKNAIVLTGGVASGKSSAARFLKERGFNVIDADEIARALFVEFSKKIEAVFGTLDRAAIAKRIFSDKNERAKLEAILHPPIRARVFAESEKLEKLNKRYFIDVPLFFEKRDEYPIDDVLLIYAPRSTQLKRLIGERKIGELDALAMIDAQIPIDEKKKNAKWIIDNDGDLDRLRDQIDRFIETEIGIL, encoded by the coding sequence ATGAAAAACGCCATAGTTCTTACGGGCGGAGTCGCAAGCGGAAAAAGTTCCGCCGCGCGATTTTTGAAAGAGCGCGGCTTTAACGTAATTGACGCGGACGAGATCGCGCGCGCGCTTTTCGTCGAGTTTTCAAAGAAGATCGAAGCGGTTTTTGGAACTCTAGATCGCGCGGCGATCGCAAAGCGTATCTTTTCAGACAAAAACGAACGGGCTAAATTAGAGGCGATTTTGCACCCGCCGATTCGCGCGCGCGTCTTTGCCGAAAGCGAGAAGCTAGAAAAGTTGAACAAACGATACTTTATCGACGTCCCGCTATTTTTTGAAAAACGCGACGAATATCCGATCGACGACGTTTTATTGATCTACGCGCCGCGATCGACGCAGTTAAAAAGGCTTATTGGCGAGCGTAAAATCGGCGAGCTTGACGCGCTGGCTATGATCGACGCGCAGATTCCAATCGACGAAAAGAAAAAAAATGCGAAGTGGATTATAGACAACGACGGCGACCTCGATCGATTGCGCGATCAAATCGATCGCTTTATTGAAACAGAAATTGGGATCCTCTAG
- the ligA gene encoding NAD-dependent DNA ligase LigA, with protein MSPEEYREAVRTLERWARAYYVFDAPEAPDSDYDALYREVALYEAAHPNEISPASPTQRVGGALLEGFEKAAHLERMWSLDDIFNSSELAVWLKRTAKLADESDLKFVCEPKFDGASLSLVYENGALIRAVTRGNGIEGENVVNNAKAIRAVPLAIERKEPIEIRGEAVIYKNKFEAINLARTKNDEPPFANPRNAASGSLRQFDPKIVAERNLAFLPWGIGRGDLGAKSGYEEMRAIEALGFLPNPMRRLCESAAEIESAYEEMRAKRDEMDMELDGMVIKLDNLALRERLGQTIKSPRWAAAYKFPAVEKKTRLLSVDWQVGRTGALTPVGNVEAVAINGATIERVTLHNYDEITRLDIHIGDTISLIRSGDVIPKVVRVLTSFRDGSQTSIKKPDGCPSCGAELLEDGAILKCQNLACSSRIVNNLVHFASKRALNIDGLGREIIVMLYNAGKIRAIEDIFALDEHSFENLDGFKERRISLILEAIEKSRRGELWRFIHALGIERVGEAAAKKLARLFGDEWDQKTRAEYEAIGGFGKETGESIAEFLRVNRDRIDALKRLALPIAPAIKPIGASRFAGKSVVITGSFPVSREIVKAKLEELGAVASASVSKKTDFVFAGENAGSKLQKANDLGVAVLDWKDFSAELEL; from the coding sequence ATGTCGCCCGAGGAATATCGAGAGGCTGTTAGAACGCTTGAGCGCTGGGCTAGGGCATACTACGTGTTCGACGCGCCCGAAGCGCCCGATAGCGATTACGACGCGCTTTATCGCGAGGTAGCGTTATACGAGGCGGCGCATCCAAACGAGATTTCGCCCGCTTCGCCCACCCAACGAGTCGGCGGCGCGCTTCTTGAAGGGTTTGAAAAGGCTGCGCATTTAGAGAGAATGTGGTCGCTAGACGATATATTCAACTCCTCCGAGCTTGCCGTATGGTTGAAGCGGACGGCAAAACTCGCGGACGAAAGCGATCTGAAATTTGTCTGCGAACCAAAATTCGACGGCGCGAGCCTGTCGCTGGTATATGAAAACGGCGCGCTTATCCGCGCCGTAACGCGCGGCAACGGGATCGAGGGCGAAAACGTCGTGAATAACGCCAAAGCCATACGCGCCGTTCCGTTGGCGATCGAGCGCAAAGAGCCGATAGAGATTCGAGGCGAGGCGGTAATCTACAAAAACAAGTTTGAGGCGATCAATCTCGCGCGAACAAAAAACGACGAGCCGCCGTTTGCCAATCCGCGCAACGCCGCAAGCGGCAGTCTGCGGCAGTTTGATCCAAAAATCGTCGCCGAACGCAATTTGGCGTTTCTTCCGTGGGGAATCGGGCGCGGCGATCTAGGCGCTAAAAGCGGTTACGAGGAGATGCGAGCGATCGAGGCGCTTGGTTTTTTGCCAAATCCTATGCGGCGGCTGTGCGAGAGCGCCGCCGAAATAGAGTCCGCTTACGAAGAGATGCGCGCAAAACGCGACGAGATGGATATGGAGCTTGACGGGATGGTGATTAAACTGGACAATCTCGCTCTGCGCGAGCGGCTTGGTCAGACGATCAAGTCGCCGCGTTGGGCGGCGGCGTATAAGTTTCCCGCCGTCGAGAAAAAAACGCGGCTTCTTAGCGTCGATTGGCAGGTGGGGCGCACGGGGGCGCTAACGCCCGTGGGCAACGTGGAGGCGGTCGCCATCAACGGCGCGACGATCGAGCGGGTAACGCTGCACAACTACGACGAAATCACGCGGCTGGATATTCATATCGGCGACACGATTTCGCTGATTAGAAGCGGCGACGTAATTCCTAAGGTCGTCAGAGTTTTAACCTCGTTTCGAGACGGAAGCCAAACGTCGATAAAAAAGCCCGACGGCTGCCCCTCCTGCGGCGCCGAACTGCTGGAGGACGGCGCGATCTTGAAGTGTCAAAACCTCGCCTGCTCGTCGCGGATCGTCAATAACCTCGTTCATTTCGCGTCAAAACGCGCGCTCAATATCGACGGGCTTGGCAGGGAGATTATCGTTATGCTCTACAACGCGGGCAAAATCCGCGCGATCGAGGATATTTTCGCGCTCGACGAACATAGTTTTGAAAACCTCGACGGATTCAAAGAGCGCCGAATATCGCTGATACTAGAGGCGATCGAAAAGAGCAGGCGCGGCGAATTGTGGCGTTTTATCCACGCGCTTGGCATCGAGCGCGTCGGCGAGGCGGCGGCGAAAAAACTCGCGCGGCTTTTTGGCGACGAGTGGGATCAAAAAACGCGAGCCGAATACGAAGCGATCGGGGGTTTTGGCAAAGAGACGGGCGAATCTATCGCGGAGTTTTTGCGCGTCAATCGCGATCGAATCGACGCGCTAAAGAGGCTGGCGCTGCCGATCGCGCCCGCGATTAAACCGATTGGCGCCTCTCGCTTCGCGGGCAAAAGCGTCGTTATAACGGGCAGTTTTCCCGTTTCGCGCGAGATCGTCAAAGCCAAATTGGAGGAGCTTGGCGCCGTTGCGAGCGCGAGCGTGTCGAAAAAGACCGACTTTGTGTTCGCGGGCGAGAACGCGGGAAGCAAGCTGCAAAAGGCAAACGATCTCGGCGTAGCCGTTCTTGATTGGAAAGATTTTAGCGCGGAGCTAGAGCTGTGA
- a CDS encoding response regulator, whose protein sequence is MKILVVDDSSTMRRIIKNTLLRLNFKDLLEAENGAQAWEVLGQNTDVGVLITDWNMPEMNGLELVKKVRAEQKYVGLPIIMVTTEGGKTEVITALKAGVNNYIVKPFTPDVLKEKLEAVLGTVA, encoded by the coding sequence TTGAAAATTTTAGTCGTTGATGATAGTTCCACGATGCGACGTATTATTAAAAACACGCTACTCAGACTCAATTTTAAGGATCTCCTAGAAGCGGAAAACGGCGCTCAGGCTTGGGAGGTTTTAGGGCAAAATACGGACGTAGGCGTGTTGATTACCGATTGGAATATGCCGGAAATGAACGGCTTAGAGCTGGTCAAAAAGGTTCGCGCCGAGCAGAAATACGTCGGTTTGCCCATTATTATGGTTACTACCGAAGGCGGCAAAACCGAAGTGATCACGGCGCTTAAAGCGGGCGTAAACAACTATATCGTCAAACCTTTTACGCCCGACGTGTTAAAAGAAAAACTAGAAGCGGTGTTAGGAACCGTCGCCTGA
- the murI gene encoding glutamate racemase — protein MRAAVFDSGVGGLSVVKSLLAHRFFDEIVYYGDTARTPYGAKDQNTITRYSLEALEFLSGFEPNALIVACNTASAYALEELRRKASFLVAGVIEPGVMALRNGGVKSRDRVLVIATRATINSGAYQKLLAAQGYENVTAIAAPLLVPLVEEGIFDGAIVDETFKRYFGDLGAFDAVIMGCTHYPLMQAALGAWFGGAKLVHSGEAIAEYLTANGLASGGANETDLRFFASENVGRLKEVASKWLHLPSITKDRS, from the coding sequence ATGAGGGCGGCGGTTTTCGATAGCGGCGTAGGCGGTTTGAGCGTCGTTAAATCTCTGCTGGCGCACAGGTTCTTCGACGAGATTGTCTATTACGGCGACACGGCGCGGACGCCTTACGGCGCAAAGGATCAAAACACGATTACGCGCTACTCGTTGGAGGCGCTGGAGTTTTTAAGCGGTTTCGAGCCTAACGCGCTGATCGTGGCGTGCAACACGGCGAGCGCCTACGCGCTAGAGGAGTTAAGGCGCAAAGCCTCTTTTCTTGTCGCGGGCGTGATCGAGCCGGGCGTTATGGCGCTAAGAAACGGCGGCGTTAAGAGCCGAGATCGCGTTTTGGTGATAGCCACCCGCGCCACGATAAACTCCGGCGCCTACCAAAAACTGCTTGCCGCGCAAGGCTACGAAAACGTAACGGCGATCGCCGCGCCGCTTCTTGTCCCGCTTGTGGAAGAGGGGATTTTCGACGGCGCGATAGTAGATGAGACTTTTAAGCGCTATTTTGGCGATCTCGGCGCGTTTGACGCGGTTATTATGGGCTGCACGCACTATCCGCTGATGCAAGCGGCGCTTGGCGCTTGGTTTGGCGGCGCGAAACTCGTCCATAGCGGAGAGGCGATCGCGGAGTATCTTACCGCCAACGGCTTGGCGTCTGGCGGCGCGAACGAAACCGATCTTAGATTTTTCGCCTCCGAAAACGTAGGGCGCTTAAAAGAGGTCGCGTCAAAATGGCTGCATTTGCCGTCGATTACAAAGGATAGATCGTGA
- the rseP gene encoding RIP metalloprotease RseP, which produces MGIITAIIVLSALIFFHELGHFIAARALGVTVETFSIGFGKKLWAKKIGATEYAISAIWLGGYVKMKGQDDSDPTQRSGEPDAYDSKKPWQRIIILFAGPFANFVIAFALFWATALMGFDALAPSIGKVLEDSPAQRAGLLAGDRVVKIDGKPVTSWNQLNALIRESQNAIVLTVDRGGETRDIILNPELTEGENIFGEKEKRNMIGVAASGEIVTLRYGIAESLRVALDKTIEAGSLIFQSVIKLITGVVGLENVGGIVSIVDFTAKASAIGFSALLTFTALISVNLGVLNLLPIPALDGGHIIFNLYEQIARKAPSEKVLYSLTLGGWGALCALMILGLYNDIVRLSQ; this is translated from the coding sequence ATGGGCATTATTACGGCGATTATCGTATTGTCGGCGCTTATTTTTTTTCACGAATTAGGGCATTTTATCGCCGCGAGGGCGCTGGGCGTAACGGTGGAAACCTTTTCGATCGGTTTTGGCAAAAAGCTATGGGCGAAAAAAATCGGCGCGACGGAATACGCGATCAGCGCGATCTGGCTTGGCGGCTACGTTAAGATGAAAGGGCAGGACGATAGCGATCCAACGCAAAGAAGCGGCGAACCCGACGCGTATGACTCAAAAAAGCCGTGGCAGAGAATTATTATACTTTTCGCCGGACCTTTCGCCAATTTCGTTATCGCCTTCGCGCTTTTTTGGGCGACGGCGCTTATGGGTTTCGACGCGCTCGCGCCTTCCATCGGCAAAGTCTTGGAAGATTCGCCAGCGCAACGAGCGGGGTTATTAGCGGGCGATCGCGTAGTAAAGATCGACGGCAAACCCGTAACGTCGTGGAATCAGTTGAACGCGCTTATTCGAGAGAGCCAAAACGCGATTGTTCTAACGGTCGATCGCGGCGGCGAGACGCGCGATATTATCTTAAATCCGGAGCTGACCGAAGGCGAAAACATTTTTGGCGAGAAAGAAAAGCGCAATATGATCGGCGTAGCCGCGAGCGGAGAGATTGTAACGCTTCGTTACGGTATCGCGGAAAGCCTCCGCGTCGCGCTGGATAAGACGATCGAAGCCGGCTCGCTTATTTTTCAAAGCGTAATAAAGTTAATAACCGGCGTAGTGGGGCTTGAAAACGTGGGCGGCATAGTATCCATCGTGGATTTTACCGCAAAAGCCAGCGCGATCGGTTTTAGCGCTCTGCTAACCTTTACCGCGCTGATCTCCGTTAATCTTGGCGTATTAAACCTGCTGCCCATTCCCGCGTTAGACGGCGGGCATATTATCTTTAATCTCTACGAGCAGATCGCCCGTAAAGCCCCTAGCGAAAAGGTTTTATACAGCCTTACGTTAGGCGGTTGGGGAGCGCTATGCGCGTTGATGATCTTGGGGCTATACAACGATATTGTAAGACTAAGTCAATGA